The following coding sequences lie in one Populus trichocarpa isolate Nisqually-1 chromosome 14, P.trichocarpa_v4.1, whole genome shotgun sequence genomic window:
- the LOC7455714 gene encoding glutathione gamma-glutamylcysteinyltransferase 3 isoform X2, translated as MAVAGFYRRALPSPPAIEFASPEGKQLFTEALEGGTMNSFFKLISYYQTQSEPAYCGLASLAMVLNALAIDPGRTWKGPWRWFDDSMLDCCEPLVKIKEKGITFGKVACLAHCNAAKVETFRTNEITVDGFRRFVVSCNSSEDYYIISSYHRGAFKQTGSGHFSPIGGYHAGKDMVLILDVARFKYPPHWVPLELLWEAMNTIDKATGHHRGFMILSKLDKASSILYTLSCRHKGWSSVANYLSADVPHLLKSEDVKDVEEVLSVVFKSPPADLREFIKWVAEVRRQDDGGIILSEEEKGRLSIKVLHLRRQLHFLTIDIGLASAS; from the exons atggcgGTGGCAGGTTTCTACAGGAGAGCGCTTCCTTCTCCTCCTGCCATTGAGTTCGCTTCTCCAGAAGGCAAG CAACTGTTCACTGAGGCACTTGAAGGAGGGACCATGAATtcgtttttcaaattaatatcttaCTATCAAACCCAGTCAGAGCCTGCCTACTGTGGACTTGCCAGCCTTGCCATGGTCTTAAATGCCCTAGCAATAGACCCTGGAAGAACATGGAAAG GCCCATGGAGATGGTTTGATGATTCAATGCTTGATTGTTGTGAACCCTTGGTTAAGATCAAAGAAAAAGGCATTACATTTGGGAAAGTTGCTTGCTTGGCTCATTGTAATGCAGCTAAAGTTGAAACTTTTAGGACAAATGAAATCACAGTTGATGGTTTTAGGAGATTTGTGGTTTCTTGTAATTCTTCAGAGGATTATTATATCATTTCATCGTACCACAGAGGGGCTTTTAAACAG ACTGGAAGTGGTCATTTCTCCCCAATTGGAGGCTATCATGCTGGAAAGGATATGGTTCTTATCTTGGATGTTGCCAGATTCAAATACCCACCTCACTGGGTTCCTCTTGAACTTCTTTGGGAGGCTATGAATACTATCGATAAAGCAACAGGACATCATAGGGG GTTCATGATACTTTCAAAGCTTGACAAAGCATCATCTATTCTTTATACTTTG AGCTGTAGGCACAAGGGTTGGAGCAGTGTTGCCAATTACTTGAGTGCAGATGTTCCCCACCTTCTGAAATCAGAGGATGTAAAGGATGTAGAGGAAGTACTCTCTGTTGTGTTTAAATCACCACCTGCTGACCTCAGAGAGTTCATCAAATGGGTTGCAGAAGTTCGGAGACAGGATGATGGGGGTATAATCTTAagtgaagaagagaaaggaaggCTTTCCATCAAG GTTCTGCATCTACGGCGGCAGCTCCATTTCCTAACAATTGATATTGGCCTTGCATCTGCATCATGA
- the LOC7455714 gene encoding glutathione gamma-glutamylcysteinyltransferase 3 isoform X1 → MAVAGFYRRALPSPPAIEFASPEGKQLFTEALEGGTMNSFFKLISYYQTQSEPAYCGLASLAMVLNALAIDPGRTWKGPWRWFDDSMLDCCEPLVKIKEKGITFGKVACLAHCNAAKVETFRTNEITVDGFRRFVVSCNSSEDYYIISSYHRGAFKQTGSGHFSPIGGYHAGKDMVLILDVARFKYPPHWVPLELLWEAMNTIDKATGHHRGFMILSKLDKASSILYTLSCRHKGWSSVANYLSADVPHLLKSEDVKDVEEVLSVVFKSPPADLREFIKWVAEVRRQDDGGIILSEEEKGRLSIKEEVLKQVQGTELFKYVTRWLISEISTCKGAISGHNNELPEIAANVCCQGAKLLTENFSSLDCMVFKKAGVKFWKSDGEKPVTVVSGTVFTDGSEQGVDMLVPLSQTAASSLCDLDQNGCHGFHPSAGDVLSVLIFSLHQNTWSNIKDEKLQAEINSLVSIDNVPPLLQEEVLHLRRQLHFLTIDIGLASAS, encoded by the exons atggcgGTGGCAGGTTTCTACAGGAGAGCGCTTCCTTCTCCTCCTGCCATTGAGTTCGCTTCTCCAGAAGGCAAG CAACTGTTCACTGAGGCACTTGAAGGAGGGACCATGAATtcgtttttcaaattaatatcttaCTATCAAACCCAGTCAGAGCCTGCCTACTGTGGACTTGCCAGCCTTGCCATGGTCTTAAATGCCCTAGCAATAGACCCTGGAAGAACATGGAAAG GCCCATGGAGATGGTTTGATGATTCAATGCTTGATTGTTGTGAACCCTTGGTTAAGATCAAAGAAAAAGGCATTACATTTGGGAAAGTTGCTTGCTTGGCTCATTGTAATGCAGCTAAAGTTGAAACTTTTAGGACAAATGAAATCACAGTTGATGGTTTTAGGAGATTTGTGGTTTCTTGTAATTCTTCAGAGGATTATTATATCATTTCATCGTACCACAGAGGGGCTTTTAAACAG ACTGGAAGTGGTCATTTCTCCCCAATTGGAGGCTATCATGCTGGAAAGGATATGGTTCTTATCTTGGATGTTGCCAGATTCAAATACCCACCTCACTGGGTTCCTCTTGAACTTCTTTGGGAGGCTATGAATACTATCGATAAAGCAACAGGACATCATAGGGG GTTCATGATACTTTCAAAGCTTGACAAAGCATCATCTATTCTTTATACTTTG AGCTGTAGGCACAAGGGTTGGAGCAGTGTTGCCAATTACTTGAGTGCAGATGTTCCCCACCTTCTGAAATCAGAGGATGTAAAGGATGTAGAGGAAGTACTCTCTGTTGTGTTTAAATCACCACCTGCTGACCTCAGAGAGTTCATCAAATGGGTTGCAGAAGTTCGGAGACAGGATGATGGGGGTATAATCTTAagtgaagaagagaaaggaaggCTTTCCATCAAG GAAGAGGTGTTGAAACAAGTACAAGGGACTGAACTATTTAAATATGTGACCAGATGGTTGATTTCTGAAATTTCAACATGTAAAGGCGCAATTTCAGGTCACAACAATGAATTGCCTGAAATTGCTGCAAATGTCTGCTGCCAAGGAGCAAAACTTTTGACTGAAAATTTCAGTTCACTGGATTGTATGGTCTTTAAGAAAGCAGGTGTGAAATTTTGGAAAAGTGATGGTGAAAAGCCTGTAACAGTGGTGTCAGGAACTGTGTTTACTGACGGCTCTGAACAAGGTGTTGATATGCTGGTTCCTTTATCTCAGACAGCGGCCAGCAGTTTGTGTGATCTAGATCAGAATGGTTGCCATGGATTCCATCCGTCTGCTGGAGATGTTTTATCAGTTCTCATATTTTCCCTACATCAAAATACATGGTCCAATATTAAAGATGAGAAACTTCAGGCAGAAATCAATTCTCTGGTATCAATTGACAATGTCCCCCCTCTGCTTCAAGAGGAG GTTCTGCATCTACGGCGGCAGCTCCATTTCCTAACAATTGATATTGGCCTTGCATCTGCATCATGA